A genomic region of Rheinheimera sp. MMS21-TC3 contains the following coding sequences:
- the birA gene encoding bifunctional biotin--[acetyl-CoA-carboxylase] ligase/biotin operon repressor BirA codes for MSKSSLIIIRTILAKLSSGEFYSGQALANDLGLSRTSVANYIKQLKELGLDIYSVKGRGYSLSSAITLLDPVQINAPKRVKRPAILVHEITDSTNIQLQQRIKSGTITELGSAIVAEAQTAGRGRRGRNWYSPFGSNLYFSMYWRLDHGMQGAMGLSLAVGLAIVRTLKHYYSVIAKLKWPNDVYINDKKVAGILIELSGQANADCDVVIGLGLNINMPANASSNIDQPFTSLAQHTVLPIDRNKLIVYLQQELIHILTEFSQSGFAGFVNEFNDVNQYQNRLIKIITAEEQLGICRGVDDQGALLLETKQGLQTIFGGEVSVRGQN; via the coding sequence GTGAGTAAATCAAGTTTAATTATAATTCGCACTATTCTTGCCAAGTTAAGCTCGGGTGAATTTTACTCTGGTCAAGCTTTAGCTAATGATTTAGGGCTAAGTAGAACATCTGTAGCCAATTATATAAAGCAACTTAAAGAGTTAGGCTTAGATATTTATAGCGTCAAAGGGCGTGGTTACAGCTTATCTTCTGCTATTACTTTACTTGATCCGGTGCAAATAAATGCACCTAAAAGGGTAAAAAGACCGGCTATATTGGTTCATGAAATTACAGACTCCACTAACATTCAACTACAACAGCGAATTAAATCGGGCACCATAACTGAACTAGGATCTGCTATTGTGGCTGAAGCACAAACTGCTGGGCGTGGGCGCAGAGGCAGAAATTGGTATTCTCCCTTTGGCTCTAACTTATATTTTTCTATGTATTGGCGTTTAGACCATGGCATGCAAGGGGCGATGGGGTTAAGCTTGGCTGTTGGCTTAGCAATAGTGCGTACGCTAAAACACTATTATAGTGTAATAGCTAAATTAAAATGGCCAAATGATGTTTATATAAATGATAAAAAAGTAGCGGGTATTTTGATTGAGCTATCAGGTCAAGCGAATGCAGATTGTGATGTCGTTATTGGCCTAGGATTGAATATTAATATGCCTGCTAATGCCAGCAGTAATATAGATCAACCTTTTACTAGTCTAGCGCAACATACTGTATTGCCAATAGATCGAAATAAGTTGATTGTTTATTTACAGCAAGAACTAATTCATATTCTAACAGAATTTAGCCAGTCAGGCTTTGCTGGTTTTGTTAATGAGTTTAATGATGTTAATCAATATCAAAATCGTCTTATAAAAATAATTACAGCAGAGGAACAACTTGGTATTTGTCGAGGAGTTGATGACCAGGGTGCACTTCTATTAGAAACAAAACAGGGATTACAGACAATTTTTGGTGGAGAAGTCTCAGTGCGAGGCCAAAATTAA
- the murB gene encoding UDP-N-acetylmuramate dehydrogenase, which produces MRILSHVSAKPYSTFRFQQTLAEVIELSSIADLNAYNPVSAPIVLGEGSNTIFLQDITAPICRYIATEKSITTIDDNYGLLHVAAGHNWHELVTWTVDNSWWGIENLALIPGAVGAAPVQNIGAYGVELADRCLYVDFYHWQTKQVQRITAARCSFGYRDSIFKQDLAGKGIIIAVGLLLQKAAMPILNYNGLDNLTKNVSLKTVYETVINVRNAKLPTPDKLANCGSFFKNPIISHEQFVSLQQVFPTIPGYKVNQHSIKVPAAWLLEQQGFKGYCHDGVGCYEKQPLVLVNYGSGTPNKLLELIAMITDTVHRTYAITLEPEVRLLSASGIIKA; this is translated from the coding sequence ATGCGTATTCTGTCTCATGTATCAGCTAAGCCATATTCTACTTTTAGATTTCAGCAAACTTTAGCTGAGGTAATTGAGTTAAGCTCAATAGCAGATTTAAACGCCTATAATCCAGTTAGTGCACCTATTGTCTTAGGTGAAGGCAGTAATACAATATTTCTACAAGATATCACAGCACCAATATGCCGATATATTGCGACAGAAAAATCCATTACAACTATAGATGATAATTATGGACTATTGCATGTTGCTGCTGGACATAATTGGCATGAATTAGTGACATGGACCGTGGATAATTCTTGGTGGGGGATAGAGAATTTAGCTTTAATCCCAGGTGCTGTTGGTGCAGCACCGGTACAAAATATAGGTGCTTATGGCGTAGAACTAGCTGATAGATGTTTGTATGTCGATTTTTATCATTGGCAAACTAAACAAGTGCAACGTATTACCGCTGCCAGATGTAGTTTTGGCTATCGTGATAGCATATTTAAGCAAGATTTAGCTGGTAAAGGTATTATTATAGCCGTTGGTTTGCTATTGCAAAAGGCAGCAATGCCGATCCTCAATTATAATGGTTTAGATAATTTAACTAAAAATGTCAGTTTAAAAACTGTTTATGAAACTGTTATTAATGTCCGAAATGCTAAATTACCTACACCAGATAAGTTAGCAAATTGCGGTAGCTTCTTTAAGAACCCTATTATCAGTCACGAGCAATTTGTGTCGCTACAGCAGGTTTTTCCAACTATACCTGGCTATAAAGTGAATCAGCATTCGATTAAGGTTCCTGCGGCTTGGTTATTAGAGCAACAAGGATTTAAAGGCTACTGCCATGATGGTGTAGGTTGCTATGAGAAACAACCTCTGGTTCTTGTTAATTATGGCTCTGGGACACCTAATAAACTGCTAGAGTTAATAGCTATGATCACTGATACAGTTCATCGTACTTATGCCATTACTTTAGAGCCAGAAGTAAGATTATTATCCGCTTCAGGAATAATTAAGGCGTGA
- a CDS encoding type III pantothenate kinase gives MYLLLDIGNTRCKAAIYEKGNLHLVSDLNTIKSNYQPIKKVIVSCVAADSKVQLIKNQLNYLEIPWVYVYAEKTAFGLINSYINPEKLGVDRWLAMIAAKKMFDNQDLLVIDAGTAVTFDWIDQQGNHQGGWILPGIRLQQHAVVSNTDKVINEDNFMAKLLPATNTSSALQNGCLAAIVGAIHMAWQTKRVSKIILTGGDSNLFSEHLAQLPVVIEPLLIFKGLSCYCPH, from the coding sequence ATGTATTTATTACTTGATATTGGCAATACACGCTGTAAAGCTGCAATATATGAAAAGGGTAATCTACATTTAGTTTCTGATTTAAATACGATTAAATCTAATTATCAACCTATTAAAAAAGTTATCGTTTCCTGTGTAGCTGCAGACTCAAAGGTTCAGTTAATTAAGAATCAATTAAATTATTTAGAGATACCTTGGGTATATGTATATGCAGAAAAAACAGCTTTTGGTCTTATAAACAGCTATATCAATCCAGAGAAGCTAGGTGTTGACCGTTGGCTTGCAATGATAGCTGCTAAGAAGATGTTTGATAATCAAGATTTACTGGTGATAGATGCTGGTACAGCTGTGACATTTGATTGGATTGATCAACAGGGGAATCATCAAGGGGGCTGGATTTTACCTGGCATAAGACTTCAGCAACATGCTGTTGTGAGCAACACGGATAAAGTGATTAATGAAGATAATTTTATGGCTAAATTATTACCGGCAACTAATACTAGTAGTGCGCTACAAAATGGTTGTTTGGCTGCAATAGTTGGTGCTATTCACATGGCTTGGCAAACTAAACGGGTGAGCAAAATAATCCTAACAGGCGGTGATAGTAATTTGTTTTCTGAACACTTAGCCCAGTTACCTGTGGTTATAGAACCTTTACTTATTTTTAAGGGGTTAAGTTGTTATTGCCCGCATTAA